From a region of the Saccharomycodes ludwigii strain NBRC 1722 chromosome VII, whole genome shotgun sequence genome:
- a CDS encoding CCR4-NOT core subunit CAF40 (similar to Saccharomyces cerevisiae YNL288W | CAF40 | CCR4 Associated Factor), whose amino-acid sequence MNAIQAPQQPPGVVNPVFMNNTSGTTATTNTPTAPTNNANYNNPTINGTNINNNNKPTNNINTTTTTTRALDDPNVYHWICQLAYGPQKEQALLELGRKREQYDDLAIVLWCSFGVITSLIQEIISVYPLLHPPTLTHQLSNRVCNALVLLQCLASHRETKFKFIQAQLPFYLFPFLSTTSKNRSFEYLRLTSLGVIGALVKNDSPEVIQFLLRTEIIPLCLRIMETSTELSKTVAIFILQKILMDDNGLQYICVTQERFMAVSTVLTHMIDQLSEQVGGTATTGNINTLQINNNNINSNSNTNTNTNNPTTNMSPGRLLKHIVRCYLRLSDNIEARQVLKHVLPRQLMDDTFNESLKEDVNTKRCLAQLLLTLNEEN is encoded by the coding sequence AATGCCAACTATAATAATCCTACTATTAATGGCacaaatattaacaataataataagccCACTAATAACATCAACACCACTACCACAACCACCAGAGCATTAGATGATCCTAATGTTTATCACTGGATATGTCAACTGGCTTATGGACCACAAAAGGAACAAGCCCTATTAGAATTGGGCAGGAAAAGAGAACAATATGATGATCTAGCTATAGTTTTATGGTGCAGCTTTGGTGTGATTACAAGTTTAATTCAAGAAATTATTTCAGTGTACCCACTTTTACATCCGCCTACGCTAACCCATCAGTTAAGTAATAGAGTTTGCAATGCTTTGGTTTTATTACAATGTTTAGCTTCCCATAGAGAAACTAAGTTTAAGTTTATTCAAGCACAGCTACCCTTTTACctatttccatttttgaGTACAACCAGCAAAAATAGAAGCTTTGAATATCTAAGATTGACTTCCTTAGGTGTTATTGGGGCACTAGTGAAAAACGATAGCCCGGAAGTTATACAGTTTTTGTTAAGGACAGAAATAATACCACTTTGCTTGAGAATAATGGAAACTTCTACTGAATTATCGAAAACGGTGGCCATTTTCATCTTGCAAAAGATATTGATGGACGATAATGGCTTGCAATACATTTGTGTCACCCAAGAAAGATTTATGGCTGTATCTACTGTTTTAACTCATATGATTGACCAATTATCTGAACAGGTTGGAGGAACTGCTACTACAGGCAATATTAATACTTtgcaaataaataataataatataaattctAATTCTAATACAAACACCAACACCAATAACCCTACAACAAATATGTCACCTGGTAGGTTGTTAAAACATATTGTTAGATGTTATTTACGTTTAAGTGATAACATAGAGGCACGTCAAGTATTAAAACATGTTTTACCTCGTCAGTTAATGGATGATACTTTTAACGAAAGCTTGAAAGAGGATGTTAATACTAAAAGATGTTTGGCTCAATTGTTGCTAACATTGAATGAAGAGAATTAG
- the SEC21 gene encoding coatomer subunit gamma (similar to Saccharomyces cerevisiae YNL287W | SEC21 | SECretory): MSAYKKKNENDISSSSSGSEVPDKMSIYQDCLKTFNESPISPKKCRLLLAKLLNILTLEGYKKSFTTSEATTLFFSVSKLFQHQNNDSLRQMVYLVIKELSSISEDTLMVTSSIMKDIQSGDNLIKPNAVRTLTRVLDETTAFSAERLFKNCIVSPDSSVCSASLVSSYHVLPIAETTVKRYGTEAMQAIFTPKKVSTYNNNSSSSSSNNNGDEGGSKFYPQSSYMSEYHAFGLTYKLKNNDKIALMKLIQNDFNSLKNQFLKVEWIKVVGELIYKDSSLFSNFEQLLYNGLYQSYEAVKLEIAKLITTLIVDNIAPVNDQLFGSVLEVLKQFLVVPRTSTRFASVRLLNKLAMVAPTKISVCNPELESLINDKNRNISTFAITTLLKTGNSSNIASLISTINKFTHDVSDDFKIIIVDAIRTLSIKFPNEWNVILQFLIDSLKNSDGGIKFKNSVVDCLIDLVQFVPSSKESALENLCDFIEDCEYSEVLVRVLHILGDYGPTASKPSLYVRHIYNRVTLENSIIRSAAVVALSKFVIINGGNNASADPTLAKNIISLLENIKENDVDDEVRDRSAVALECIKENHPDLIKSSKTFDLSVLESKLTQYVTNHEFDSPFDISSVPQYSEDERRALELKRKQDEINDKNSGDFSSAGKKSKKTDASTKNNGSLGASSSNTTFEQRAKIIHEYTEKLYEASIIPSDGSSKFGKLLNSCGPVPLTEPESEFVISAIKHIFQNYIVLQYNIENTLTDSAVENVQVEVNTNTNKTSNLVFDSSTIIDQLMPGANEQCYAIFEKTSESIKEEEFSNILTFVTKEIDPATQQPFAGDEGFDDEYEFDPLLLTCGDYLQPLFTADFRQDLSKLSFGDSCVYNIKENITLQQAVDKIVLNTNCLPLENTQFIMDESEKHILKLFGKSCLNDDIKIGILIKMIKSSKGIALKAEARSNDQELCSDLVNSLI, encoded by the coding sequence atgtcagcatataaaaagaaaaatgaaaatgacatttcatcttcatcttctgGATCTGAAGTTCCAGATAAAATGTCAATTTACCAGGATTGTTTGAAAACATTCAACGAATCTCCAATTAGTCCTAAAAAATGTCGTCTATTACTAGCTAAATTACTTAATATTTTGACTTTAGAAGGTTATAAGAAAAGTTTTACTACTAGTGAAGCCacaacattatttttttcagtttctAAATTATTTCAACACCAAAATAATGACAGTTTAAGACAAATGGTTTATCTAGTAATTAAAGAGCTATCTTCTATTAGTGAAGACACTTTAATGGTCACCTCTTCCATTATGAAAGATATTCAAAGTGGCGATAATTTGATTAAGCCTAATGCTGTCAGAACTTTAACTCGTGTTTTAGACGAAACCACTGCTTTTAGCGCAgaaagattatttaaaaattgtatcGTGTCACCCGATTCTAGTGTTTGTTCAGCTTCTTTAGTTTCATCTTACCACGTCTTGCCAATAGCCGAAACTACTGTTAAAAGATATGGTACCGAAGCTATGCAAGCTATTTTTACCCCTAAAAAGGTATCCAcctacaacaacaacagcagcagcagcagtagcaacaacaatggtGATGAGGGTGGCTCGAAATTCTACCCACAATCTTCCTATATGTCTGAATATCATGCTTTTGGGTTAACTTATAAATTGAagaataatgataaaattgcATTGATGAAATTGATCCAAAATGATTTCAACTCTTtgaaaaatcaatttttgAAAGTCGAATGGATTAAAGTCGTTGGTgaattaatttataaagATTCAAGCTTATTTAGTAATTTTGAACAGTTATTATACAACGGGCTATACCAAAGTTATGAGGCTGTTAAGTTGGAAATTGCTAAATTAATCACCACGTTAATCGTTGATAATATTGCTCCAGTCAACGATCAATTATTTGGTTCTGTTTTGGAAGTTTTGAAACAGTTTTTGGTTGTTCCACGGACTTCCACCAGATTTGCCTCTGTCAGATTATTGAATAAACTGGCTATGGTTGCACCAACTAAAATCAGTGTTTGTAATCCTGAATTGGAAAGTCTAATCAATGATAAAAACAGGAACATTTCCACTTTTGCTATCACTACTTTGTTGAAAACAGGCAATTCCTCAAACATTGCATCTTTGATTTCCACcatcaataaatttacaCATGACGTTAGCGATGATTTCaaaatcattattgttgacGCTATCCGTACGTTGTCAATTAAATTTCCCAATGAGTGGAATGttattttacaatttttgaTCGATTCCTTAAAGAACAGCGATGGTGGcatcaaatttaaaaacagtGTTGTGGATTGTTTAATCGATTTGGTTCAATTTGTTCCAAGCTCCAAAGAGTCTGCCCTGGAAAACTTGTGTGATTTTATTGAAGATTGTGAATATAGCGAGGTTTTAGTTCGTGTTTTACATATTTTGGGTGATTATGGTCCAACCGCTTCCAAACCTTCTTTATACGTTAGACATATCTATAACAGAGTCACTTTAGAAAACTCCATTATTAGATCAGCTGCTGTTGTTGCCTTGTctaaatttgttattatcaacGGTGGCAACAATGCTTCAGCAGACCCAACTTTGGCCAAGAACATTATTTCCTTGTTGGAAAACATCAAGGAGAATGatgttgatgatgaagttAGAGATAGAAGTGCTGTTGCTTTAGAAtgtattaaagaaaatcatCCTGATTTGATTAAGTCATCCAAGACTTTTGATTTGAGCGTTTTGGAAAGTAAATTGACTCAATATGTTACAAATCACGAATTTGATTCACCATTTGACATCTCTTCTGTTCCACAATACAGTGAAGATGAAAGAAGAGCTTTGGAATTGAAACGTAAACAGGACgaaattaatgataaaaacaGTGGCGATTTTTCCTCTGCCGGcaaaaaatccaaaaaaacaGATGCCTCCACTAAGAACAATGGGTCATTGGGTGCCTCTAGTTCCAACACTACTTTTGAACAGAGGGCAAAAATTATTCACGAGTACACCGAAAAATTATACGAGGCTTCCATTATTCCATCAGATGGTTCGTCTAAATTTGGTAAATTGTTGAACTCTTGTGGCCCTGTACCATTAACTGAACCAGAATCtgaatttgttatttctgCCATCAAgcatatttttcaaaactacATTGTGCTACaatataatattgaaaatactTTAACGGATTCTGCCGTGGAAAATGTCCAAGTAGAAGTCAATACGAACACAAATAAAACCTCAAATTTGGTATTTGATTCCTCAACTATTATTGATCAATTAATGCCAGGTGCTAATGAACAATGTTATGCtatctttgaaaaaaccTCTGAATCAATTAAAGAGGAAGAATTCAGTAATATCCTGACCTTTGTCACGAAGGAGATTGATCCAGCAACCCAACAACCATTTGCTGGCGATGAGGGATTCGATGATGAATATGAATTTGATCCATTGTTGTTGACTTGTGGTGATTACTTACAGCCATTATTTACTGCTGACTTTAGACAAGATTTAAGTAAATTGTCCTTTGGAGATAGTTGTGTTTATAACATCAAGGAAAATATTACCTTACAACAAGCCGTCGATAAGATCGTTTTGAATACCAATTGTCTGCCATTAGAAAATACCCAGTTTATCATGGATGAAAGTGAAAAgcatattttgaaattgttcGGTAAAAGTTGTTTGAatgatgatattaaaatcggtattttgattaaaatGATTAAGAGCAGTAAAGGTATTGCTTTGAAGGCTGAGGCTAGATCTAACGATCAAGAATTGTGTAGTGATTTAGTTAACTCTTTGATTTGa
- the YPQ1 gene encoding cationic amino acid transporter (similar to Saccharomyces cerevisiae YOL092W | YPQ1 | Yeast PQ-loop protein (paralog of YBR147W | RTC2)): protein MLSPTPIVLNAQTVSGITGSISIACWIIVFVPQIYENFYRKSADGLSLLFVILWLAGDVFNVVGAVLQHLLPTMIILAAYYTVADIILLIQCLFYGNPNEKAIDPVHLSPANPINEAVLNDIFCENEPLLAASGSHHRDEETQEDEESSIENYDIKSKKLHDLRKHVYNTCIVLCVILCGFLMWYISYCNNPDNGDGDDTQPPMEDLPLNVLAQTFGYISAALYLGSRVPQILLNFKRKSVEGISFLFFLFACLGNTTFIISVLSISLHPRYLLVNASWLIGSIGTLIMDFIIFIQFFTYGTKTADPLLANEDISQ, encoded by the coding sequence ATGTTATCTCCCACGCCTATCGTGCTGAATGCTCAAACCGTTAGCGGTATCACCGGTTCCATTTCTATTGCATGCTGGATCATTGTTTTCGTTCCCCAAAtttatgaaaatttttatagAAAATCTGCCGATGgcttatcattattatttgttatattaTGGCTAGCAGGCGATGTTTTTAATGTTGTCGGTGCAGTATTGCAACATTTATTACCAACTATGATCATATTAGCTGCCTATTATACCGTAGCAGATATCATTTTGTTAATacaatgtttattttacgGCAATCCAAATGAAAAAGCTATCGATCCAGTTCATTTGTCTCCAGCTAACCCAATCAACGAGGCTGTTTTAAACGATATTTTCTGTGAAAATGAACCGCTATTAGCTGCTTCTGGTTCTCATCATCGTGACGAAGAAACACAAGAAGATGAGGAAAGCTCCATTGAAAATTACGATattaaaagcaaaaaattGCACGATTTAAGAAAACATGTATACAACACTTGTATAGTACTATGTGTCATTTTATGTGGGTTCTTAATGTGGTACATCTCTTACTGTAATAATCCCGATAATGGAGATGGCGATGACACACAACCTCCAATGGAAGACTTGCCACTTAATGTTTTGGCACAAACCTTCGGTTACATTAGCGCGGCTCTATACTTGGGTTCAAGAGTTCCACAGATcctattaaattttaagaGAAAATCTGTTGAAGggatttcctttttattttttttgtttgcgTGTTTGGGGAATACTACATTCATCATCAGTGTATTGAGTATTTCGTTACATCCTAGATATCTATTAGTTAATGCTTCCTGGTTAATTGGTAGTATAGGTACGCTAATTATggattttataattttcattCAATTTTTCACTTATGGTACCAAAACTGCCGATCCCTTATTAGCTAATGAGGATATATCACAATGA
- the TRM10 gene encoding tRNA (guanine(9)-N(1))-methyltransferase (similar to Saccharomyces cerevisiae YOL093W | TRM10 | Transfer RNA Methyltransferase), which translates to MSDKQVIETPSPMVPEENHQQKEPISHKPLSAYGPIPEGMSKSQWKKICKKKRFEETKDEFNKKRKLKKLQARERKREKIEAYVSKGLPIPEEMKKQPKKNVNQKDSGIKIIIDCAFDDLMNEKEIASMGSQITRSHAANKRADYYATMVCSSFNKRLKERFDKQIASSNYKNWGHFEFTPEDIDKLEEYKRKNDEEDNLIYLSADTDEALEKLEPGCTYIVGGIVDKNRHKLLCYNKAKELGIKTKRLPIDEYIKISGRRVLTTTHVIQLMLKCFEKDGDWKAAFEEVIPSRKLGTDEGDARDGDTKEVEKSSEELVTTQE; encoded by the coding sequence ATGTCTGATAAACAGGTTATTGAAACACCATCGCCAATGGTACCAGAGGAAAACCATCAACAAAAGGAACCTATTTCTCATAAACCATTATCAGCTTATGGTCCGATTCCAGAAGGTATGTCTAAATCCCAATGGAAAAAGATCtgtaaaaagaaaagatttgAAGAAACTAAGGAcgaatttaataaaaagcgtaaactgaaaaaattacaagctagagagagaaaaagggaaaaaatcGAAGCATATGTTTCTAAAGGATTGCCTATACCAGaggaaatgaaaaaacaacccaaaaaaaatgttaatcAGAAAGATTCCGGtattaaaatcattattGATTGTGCATTTGATGATTTAATGaatgaaaaggaaattgCTTCTATGGGTTCTCAAATCACAAGAAGCCACGCAGCCAATAAAAGGGCAGATTATTATGCTACAATGGTATGTTCATCTTTTAACAAGAGATTAAAGGAAAGGTTTGATAAGCAGATTGCAAGTAGTAATTATAAGAATTGGGGTCATTTTGAATTCACACCAGAAGATATAGACAAGCTTGAAGAATACAAGAGAAAAAATGACGAGGAGGacaatttaatttacttGAGTGCCGATACCGATGAAGCattagaaaaattagaacCTGGGTGCACCTATATTGTTGGTGGGattgttgataaaaatagacATAAACTTTTATGTTATAACAAGGCTAAAGAACTAGGAATAAAAACCAAAAGGTTACCTATTGATgagtatattaaaataagcGGCAGAAGAGTTTTAACCACGACACATGTTATTCAATTAATGTTaaaatgttttgaaaaagatggAGATTGGAAAGCTGCTTTTGAAGAAGTGATACCATCAAGAAAATTAGGAACAGATGAAGGAGATGCTAGGGATGGTGATACTAAAGAAGTAGAAAAGAGTTCTGAAGAGCTTGTTACTACACAAGAGTGA
- the RFC4 gene encoding replication factor C subunit 4 (similar to Saccharomyces cerevisiae YOL094C | RFC4 | Replication Factor C), with translation MTSGAQQALRRTMEIYSDTTRFAFACNQSNKIIEPLQSRCAILKFNKLTDEQVLKRLLEIIKLEGNIDYTNDGLEALIFTADGDMRQAINNLQSTVAGFRLVNGDNVFKIVDSPHPLIITKIILSDSLDEALDQLKKLWNDGYSPTDIITTFFRVVKNLNQLKEPTRLEMMKFIGFTHLRILEGVTTYLQLAGLVCNLHKLK, from the coding sequence ATGACCAGTGGTGCCCAACAAGCTTTAAGAAGAACCATGGAGATATATAGTGACACCACCCGATTTGCCTTTGCTTGCaatcaatcaaataaaattatcgAACCGTTGCAAAGTCGGTGTGCTATATTGAAATTTAACAAGTTGACGGATGAACaagttttgaaaagatTGTTGGAAATTATTAAGTTGGAGGGTAATATAGACTATACTAATGATGGTTTGGAAGCTTTAATTTTCACTGCAGACGGCGATATGAGACAAGCAATAAACAATTTGCAAAGTACAGTTGCTGGGTTTCGTTTAGTTAATGGTGATaatgttttcaaaattgtTGATTCTCCACACCCATTAATAATTACCAAGATTATTTTAAGCGACAGCTTAGATGAAGCTTTAGATCAACTGAAAAAGTTATGGAATGATGGATACTCGCCAACAGATATTATAACCACGTTTTTCAGAGTTGTTAAGAATTTGAATCAATTGAAAGAGCCAACCCGTTTAGAGATGATGAAATTTATTGGTTTCACGCATTTAAGAATTTTGGAAGGTGTTACTACTTATCTACAATTGGCTGGATTAGTTTGCAATTTACATAAACTTAAATAA
- the VPS52 gene encoding Vps52p (similar to Saccharomyces cerevisiae YDR484W | VPS52 | Vacuolar Protein Sorting), with protein MEILNCKLDIDLTTLKNTANISKDKHEEGIVAPDIKPIDQIQQELAQLYKNKKTVTDIIDDIIPSLLQDAQSFQKGLDSLSKELDDVRGKSVELSNLIEKNSGLLNEVEPIVNALVISPHVITNLLKGKINSQWCDENIDYVEEKLEKFKLFADNNVKDKAIVGDFDKLNKILEIMKLIIIERSKKYIVYKIKSLRSTKICASQVIQKDMIQVCKIYKFIYKHNLSLALELRQAYIYTMRWYYENFFKRYIRSLTIMPYVTIDQNYRLGNGLSNTTLKSYYSYISSAAVTNEDVQNYFQSVDKRIDILTQEYNTVMVSQIAENSGNMKHYLEIGFKNLNLCLVDNATSEHLFLQKFFFSSNENNQEEIGGILEKIFQPTFNNSLDFTSRHLILNTFDIYGVLICIRIAQRLQYICGKDIRNLPECLNSFLDAQLIILWPKFQQLVDYNTEGLLLNFNNGGIHCINNADDPLCYPQEITVQFGQFLKGILKLAVSNRNNLDERSEPIYNSMIRLRNDFEIIMTKCSKKTKSPEKFMATNYTCILNNLEFFNKAYHQNEEGTQKEPLMIGEMRTHFLTITQAFTKN; from the coding sequence ATGGAAATTTTAAACTGTAAATTGGATATCGATTTAACCACCCTAAAAAACACCGCtaatatttcaaaagatAAACACGAAGAGGGAATAGTTGCTCCAGATATCAAACCAATAGACCAAATACAACAAGAACTAGCACAattgtataaaaataaaaaaactgttACAGATATTATCGATGATATTATTCCTAGCTTACTACAAGATGCACAATCTTTTCAAAAGGGACTCGATTCATTAAGTAAGGAGTTAGATGATGTCAGAGGTAAGTCTGTCGAATTGAGCAActtaattgaaaaaaatagtggTTTATTGAATGAAGTTGAACCAATTGTTAATGCCTTGGTAATTTCTCCACATGTCATAACAAACTTATTAAAGGGCAAGATAAACTCTCAGTGGTGCGACGAAAATATAGATTATGTGGaggaaaaattagaaaaatttaaGCTTTTCGCGGATAACAATGTTAAAGATAAAGCCATTGTGGGGGATTTCGACAAGTTAAACAAGATACTCGAGATCATGAAATTAATCATTATAGAAAGgagtaaaaaatatatagtttacaaaattaaaagtttaaGATCAACTAAAATATGCGCATCCCAGGTGATACAAAAAGATATGATTCAAGTTTGCAAAATTTATAAGTTTATTTACAAGCATAATTTATCACTAGCTTTAGAGCTAAGGCAAGCCTATATATACACTATGCGATGGTATTATGAGAATTTTTTCAAACGGTATATTAGGTCATTAACTATTATGCCTTATGTCACTATCGATCAAAATTACCGTTTAGGTAATGGGCTAAGTAATACTACTTTGAAGTCCTATTACAGCTATATTTCGTCAGCTGCTGTCACTAATGAAGATgttcaaaattattttcaaagtGTAGATAAAAGAATCGATATTTTAACGCAAGAGTATAACACCGTCATGGTTTCACAAATCGCAGAAAATAGTGGAAATATGAAACATTACTTGGAAATTGGcttcaaaaatttaaatctaTGTCTAGTAGATAATGCTACTTCAGAACATCTTTTTTTgcagaaattttttttctcctctAATGAAAATAACCAAGAGGAAATTGGCGGTATCCTGGAGAAAATTTTCCAACCaacatttaataattctctGGATTTTACTTCACGCCATTTGATTTTGAACACCTTCGATATTTATGGGGTTTTAATTTGTATAAGAATAGCGCAAAGAttacaatatatatgtggAAAAGATATAAGAAATTTGCCTGAATGTTTGAATTCATTTTTAGATGCACAACTAATTATATTGTGGCCGAAATTTCAGCAATTGGTGGATTATAACACCGAAGGattacttttaaattttaataatggtggGATACATTGTATTAATAATGCAGATGACCCATTGTGTTATCCACAGGAAATAACGGTACAATTTGGACAATTTTTAAAGGGCATTTTGAAGTTGGCAGTATCCAACAGAAACAATTTAGATGAAAGATCTGAACCAATTTATAATTCGATGATTAGGTTAAGAAAcgattttgaaattattatgaCAAAATGTAGCAAGAAAACTAAATCACCTGAAAAATTTATGGCGACCAACTATACCTGTATTTTAAACAACTtggaattttttaataaagctTATCACCAAAATGAAGAAGGGACACAGAAGGAACCTTTGATGATTGGTGAAATGAGAActcattttttaacaataacTCAAGCATTTACTAAAAATTAA